In Ostrinia nubilalis chromosome 12, ilOstNubi1.1, whole genome shotgun sequence, one DNA window encodes the following:
- the LOC135076449 gene encoding facilitated trehalose transporter Tret1-like → MKEVLVAFIIWISFLMTGLAMGTPTVAIPQLRLEANSSAVVSSEMSSWISSSIGYSGAICVFIMVPIAHYWGRKFTMIILSVTTLIASAVIYFSKTPMHLLISQLIFGLPIGAQTSVFLLILSEYSSPQYRGVLLTMKTSSFFWGIWIANATGIFTHYKYIGLIGIGWSGFSLIISLFIPESPYWLAYRGRHDECAESHRWMKGVGENSEKELKALLNFVKENNEKKQSITSLRQYFKDCRTAIKKPEVFKPIILGCLTGSIYHLSGKLACAVYAIEMMKKLSGNQSTVYVGVLTLDGFSILGMYVGSGLSKILKRRTLLLSMTISGTIFLFTLSIYLYLIKLSVLPENVYIIIGLLVGYTLSICCGPMILATSIAAELFPFELRSVCAGFFSIFVMLLMSSVVKVSPYVFNSVGFEGAYLGFGICATIVIILEYKYLPETKDKTLYEIAEMFKIKKQSETTECKLLESNDPETKA, encoded by the exons ATGAAAGAG GTACTCGTGGCCTTCATAATATGGATCTCTTTCCTCATGACAGGGCTAGCCATGGGCACTCCCACGGTGGCGATCCCTCAGCTTAGGCTGGAGGCCAACTCCTCTGCCGTTGTCAGCAGCGAGATGTCTTCCTGGATAA gTTCATCTATAGGCTACTCGGGAGCCATTTGTGTCTTCATAATGGTTCCCATCGCACACTACTGGGGGCGGAAGTTCACCATGATTATTCTCTCTGTCACTACGTTAATAGCCTCTGCAGTTATTTACTTTAGTAAAACGCCTATGCATTTACTCATAAGCCAACTCATATTTGGGCTACCAATAGGCGCACAGacttctgtatttttattaatactCTCTGAATACTCATCTCCTCAATACAGAGGAGTACTGCTAACTATGAAAACGTCGTCATTTTTCTGGGGCATTTGGATTGCAAACGCGACCGGAATCTTCACGCATTATAAGTACATTGGTCTCATCGGAATCGGTTGGTCCGGTTTTAGCTTAATCATTTCCTTGTTCATACCGGAGTCGCCTTACTGGCTGGCCTATCGAGGAAGGCACGACGAATGTGCCGAGTCCCACCGATGGATGAAAGGAGTTGGCGAAAATTCTGAGAAAGAACTAAAAGCGCTATTAAAttttgtcaaagaaaataacgAAAAGAAGCAATCGATTACATCCTTGCGACAATATTTCAAAGACTGTCGAACAGCCATCAAGAAGCCTGAGGTTTTCAAGCCTATAATTCTTGGCTGTCTCACTGGGTCGATCTATCATTTGTCGGGGAAGCTGGCATGCGCTGTCTACGCCATTGAAATGATGAAGAAGTTAAGTGGGAACCAGTCGACGGTATACGTCGGCGTTTTGACCTTAGACGGATTTAGTATATTAGGAATGTATGTAGGCAGTGGATTATCGAAAATACTTAAAAGAAGGACGCTACTACTGTCAATGACAATATCAGGCACAATATTTTTGTTCACGTTGAGTATTTACCTCTACCTTATTAAATTATCTGTGTTACCAGAAAATGTGTATATTATCATTGGCTTGTTGGTTGGATATACTTTGTCAATATGCTGTGGCCCAATGATATTGGCGACATCAATAGCTGCCGAATTATTTCCATTTGAGTTAAGAAGTGTTTGCGCTGGTTTCTTTTCTATTTTCGTGATGCTTTTAATGAGTAGCGTAGTCAAAGTATCCCCATATGTTTTTAACTCTGTGGGTTTTGAAGGAGCATACTTGGGTTTTGGTATTTGCGCTACAATAGTTATTATTTTGGAGTATAAGTACTTGCCAGAAACCAAAGACAAAACTTTGTATGAAATAGCTGagatgtttaaaattaaaaaacaaagtgAGACTACTGAATGTAAACTTTTAGAAAGTAATGATCCAGAGACTAAAGCATAG